Part of the Prosthecobacter debontii genome is shown below.
AGGAAACATACATGGAGTTGACACGTCGGGTTCGGCCGAAGCACGGCGATATTTTATACACTGCGGTTGGAGCGACCTATGGCGTGGCACTGCTGGTTGATTTCGATACCCCGTTCGTTTTTCAGCGCCATATTGCCCACATCATTCCGAATCCCGACGTCTTCGACAGTGAGTATCTCGCTCTTTTCCTGAACTCACCCTTTGGAAAACGGCAGTCAGACCGAGCGGCGACAGGAAGCGTTCAACCAACAGTCACTTTGAAGTCTCTGAGTTCGTTTAAGGTGCCCTGCCCGCCCGTTGAAAAACAGAGGGATCTGGCGACGAAGGCAAAGAGCTTTGATTCTGCTCTCAAAGCGCGTGCGTTAGCAGACTTACGCGCAATATCATCGGGCATTCTCAATTCCATTCTTCCATGAGCTTGACCAAATCCAATACCGTCGAGCAGATGCAATGAACAAGAAACTTTCGCTAGCATTCGTCGAATTGACCCAAAACGCTCTTTTCAAGGCGATTTGGTTCAAGGGCAGCTTGCGGATGTTTTTGATTCAGCACCAAATCTCCGAAACAGCACTTGCTCAATGGCAGGCGGACCAATCCAAACGCGAATTCATTGAGTGGCTGTGGCCGAGGCAAGTGAAAGACGAAAAGGGGCAGAACGCGATCTTGGGTATGGCGAGATCATTGGCGGAGATGAACCCCTTTCCCGACTTGGAACGGAAGGAGGACACCAAAGAACGAATCCCTGAGGCGGCTGAGGCCATCAATCGGTTGAGAAGGGCGGTTTCGGAGATCAACGAAACGATCCGCGAAACAAGAGCTTCTGAAGCAAGGCGAAAGGCCGCGATCGAGGAGGTCGCGAAAAGACAAGCGGCGCAACAGTCTCTTGAAAAGCTCCAGACAGCGTTAAATAACCTCACGAGCAAGATCGGAACCCAAGAAAGTGGATATGAGTTCGAGCGGTGGAGCTACGATCTGGCGATTTACTTCGAACTCGAAGCCCGTCCCGGCTACAAAGCGACAGGTCGGCAGATTGATGGAGCCATTACAATAGAAGGCACGACCTTCCTCATCGAAACCAAACTGGTAAACGAGCCCATCGGGTCTCCGAACATCGACATCTTCATGGCGAAGATTGAATCCAAGGCAGACAATACCATGGGCCTGTTTATCTCTCAATCTTGCTTCAACGAAGGAGCTAAGCTGGCTGCGTCAAAGCAGCGCACGCCGATGCTGCTTTTGGATTCAGGCCACGTCTTCAATCTGATCATGCGTGGTGAAATGACACCTCCGCAAGTGGTGTCCCGCATCAAACGCCACGCCCACCAAACCGGATCATCCTATCTCGATGCCAGCGACTTCTGATCATCATCGGCTCTGCACGATCCTCAACCCACCACGACCATGGCGACCAAAGCATCCAAAAAGAAGCCCCCCTCTCCGGCATCGAATCCCCAACGGGACATGTTCGTGATCATGCCCTTCTCCGGCAGCAAGTCCTGCACCGAGGAGCAATGGACGGACATCTTTGAAAACGTCTTCTCACCCGCCGCCGAAGCCGCAGGGCTTTCGTGCTCCAGAGCCAAAGTGAGCACCGGAAGCCTCATCAAATCCATCGTCGAGCGCCTCCGGACGTCCTACATCGTGCTGGCGGACATCACGGACGCCAACCCCAATGTCTTCTACGAACTCGGTGTTCGCCACTCCCTGAGCAAACGCACGATCATCGTCGCTCAAGGAGCCAGTCACATTCCTTCCGATCTGCGCGGATACTGGTCCCTGATCTATGGCACCGAGCCGAGACATGTGAAGAAGTTTGCGGAAGATCTAAAGGGCATCGTTGACCATATCAACGCGGAACCGGAGAGGCCTGATAACCCGGTGAGTGATTACCTGGAGCGTGAGTTTGTTCAGAGCACGAGAATCAAGACATTGGACGCCGCCCGCAGGTTCAGTGCGTTACACACAGAGTTGACCGGCATCCTTGGAGAACTGTCGGGCGGCAGATTTCGAAGGTATCCAAGTTCGGTCGGTCAACACTCGTGCTTATCGCTCCTTCTCGATGAACGCTACATTGATCCAGGTCCAGAACTGCTAAGACAGGCATACGAGGCTAGAAAGACATTGCGTGT
Proteins encoded:
- a CDS encoding restriction endonuclease, whose amino-acid sequence is MNKKLSLAFVELTQNALFKAIWFKGSLRMFLIQHQISETALAQWQADQSKREFIEWLWPRQVKDEKGQNAILGMARSLAEMNPFPDLERKEDTKERIPEAAEAINRLRRAVSEINETIRETRASEARRKAAIEEVAKRQAAQQSLEKLQTALNNLTSKIGTQESGYEFERWSYDLAIYFELEARPGYKATGRQIDGAITIEGTTFLIETKLVNEPIGSPNIDIFMAKIESKADNTMGLFISQSCFNEGAKLAASKQRTPMLLLDSGHVFNLIMRGEMTPPQVVSRIKRHAHQTGSSYLDASDF